One window of Pyxicephalus adspersus chromosome 4, UCB_Pads_2.0, whole genome shotgun sequence genomic DNA carries:
- the EEF1AKMT4 gene encoding EEF1A lysine methyltransferase 4, translated as MYKESGYWNARYERERELPASNGGHEWFGHYSDFAHLVKTQLRPGLRALVLGCGTSSLSADLYEEGVSPIISIDYSPICIEEMRERNAGIPEMSWMVMDARQLQFPDGSFDLVIEKGTLDSMMVDEKDPWNITPSTMNLVDDVLSEVSRVLTPGGCFISVTFSPPHFRTRHYAQPKYGWSVSCDTYGRDFHYFLYTMLKGGKLTPYDIERGQSLHKPRAIPDTMPTLAADDDEDYLRNIQL; from the exons ATGTACAAGGAGTCAGGGTATTGGAATGCCCGTTATGAACGGGAGAGAGAGCTGCCTGCCTCCAACGGGGGGCACGAATGGTTCGGACATTATTCGGACTTCGCTCACCTAGTCAAGACACAGCTGCGACCAGGACTACGAGCACTGGTGTTGG GATGTGGCACCAGTTCACTTAGTGCCGATTTGTATGAAGAAGGTGTAAGTCCCATTATCAGCATTGATTATTCCCCAATTTGCATAGAGGAAATGAGGGAGAGAAATGCTGGCATTCCTGAAATGAGCTGGATGGTGATGGATGCTCGACAGCTCCAGTTTCCTGATGGAAGCTTTGACCTGGTTATTGAAAAAGGAACTTTGGATTCAATGATGGTGGATGAGAAAGATCCTTGGAACATTACCCCATCAACTATGAACTTGGTAGATGATGTGCTGAGTGAG gTTAGTCGGGTTCTCACCCCTGGTGGATGCTTCATCTCGGTTACTTTCTCACCTCCTCATTTTCGGACTCGACACTATGCACAGCCTAAATATGGCTGGTCTGTATCATGTGACACCTATGGAAGAGACTTCCATTATTTTCTGTACACTATGCTGAAAGGAGGAAAGTTGACACCCTATGATATTGAGAGAGGACAAAGTCTTCATAAACCACGTGCTATCCCAGATACGATGCCAACTCTTGCAGCGGACGATGATGAGGACTATTTAAGAAACATTcaactataa
- the CAMK2N2 gene encoding calcium/calmodulin-dependent protein kinase II inhibitor 2: MSEILPYSEDKMGHYGSDTEVGQISFSCRLQDTSAFFGGNQQKRPPKLGQIGRAKRVVIEDDRIDEVLKGVSDKSPSGV, encoded by the exons ATGTCTGAGATTCTCCCCTACAGCGAGGATAAGATGGGGCACTATGGCTCAGACACCGAGGTGGGGCAAATCTCATTCAGCTGCCGCCTGCAGGACACCAGCGCTTTCTTTGGGGGCAACCAACAGAAAAGACCCCCAAAACTGGGACAGattggaagagcaaagagag TTGTTATTGAAGATGACAGAATAGACGAGGTGCTGAAGGGGGTGTCGGACAAGTCTCCCTCCGGAGTATAA